Below is a window of Falco peregrinus isolate bFalPer1 chromosome 3, bFalPer1.pri, whole genome shotgun sequence DNA.
TTATTAGCATAACactcttccttttaaagattTCGTAACAACTGAAGTATATACAAAGTCTTACAGCATTTACACAATAAAAAAGTTTCCTATTAGCTGATGAAGTATAAGGTAGTGCTGCAATTTACTTCAAAGCATGTATACAATAATAATGAAGCAGACCACTGTACTTTCAACTTCTCTGCTACCACACCACCACTGTCTGTTGAAATGACAGTTAAACAAACCACTGGGAAGACACAGATTGTCAAAAGATTTGTAACAGGTTGACCTGCAGCACTAACCATCATAAAGAggagggattaaaaaaaaaaaaaaaaaaaaaaatagcaaagctACATACTGTCATGTTTCTACACTTTCCTAGAGCTGTAACAAACTTTCACAGCCTTAGATATAACATATGCAAGACAACATAATCACAATTTTTTTGATATAGTTCAGCTACTGAGTGTATTTACTTCTGAACAGGAGGTGTTATATTGATATGGCTGtgtgtttccatttttgttCATTAACTGTTCAAATAGTCctacaacaaaaattaaaagacagcATGGAATTTGTAGTCATGATGTGTTTGACTAATAAAGGCATTCAATATCAGCTATAGGATCTAATCATTCCTGTCAAAAGTTTAAGACCAGGAATCTTTGAGTAAAAATCAAACCCACAACATCCTGTACCTACTCTGTTTTCATCTGTTGACTCCAACTTTGTTTAAGCTTTTCCAGCAGGGATAatacaaaatcattaaaatgctTACAATAACCCAAAGGCAGGACTCATTTAGTTTATGAGAGGTCAAGCAGAGTCACTGGACTACTTCTGCTGTAAAACTGAGGGAGCTTAcctagaaaaaagaaacctttacCGAACAGTCCCTTACTACAAGTAGGGATATATAGTTTAACAACGACACACAATTTAAGAGCGTAGCCTTTTAGAAGCAGTTTCATATGTACCAATAATGCACTTTCAAGAAGAGATAAGGTTGCTTTGCCTATTGTTGTATGCCTAAACCTCTTATTTTGGCCAATTCTatttccccccccgccccccccccccccccccccaagggaTCCTGTTTCAACTCAGAAACTAGTAACGTCAGTTGACAATATCTGCATTAAGACAAAAAGTGACATATATAAAATCCACAAGGAACCACATAAATACCAAAGAAGTCATATAACCCTTCCATGTAAACACTTTGATTATACCGAAGCTCTAATTAGATTCTCGTCTTAAACTTTTGGCAGATAATGTGTATGCTGAGCCACGCTTTGTAGTTAGTTATTGTTCAAGTGGAAGCCAGATCAGCTCACATGTTGACAGGCATGCAACTTGGAAACATTGCACAACAAGCAACACAAAGAGATTTGAGAAGGGTACAAGACTTCAAGTCGACTTCACAACCCTTCACAACTGAATATTCACAGACAAAGATACAGTCCTTGCTTTTTCTACGGTGGATTTTTCTCTCACACATGGGACACTTTCTGTGACTCTCTAGCTTGCTTGATGCTATATAACCACTTGATGATTCTGGCATTTCTTTCAATGGCAGAAATGCCGTATGGCACACGGTCATTGGCACTGTCATCATTTCTAAGGTCACTGTTGCTGTCCTGAGACTGTTCACAGTCTGAGCTAATCATGCTTGCACTGCGAAAGTTGAGGGATATAATATCAGAGTTAGCCCTTGCAAAGTTTTCCATCCCGAGGTTTTCAAGCTCTTCAGGATCCAGTCCGCAGTAGTTAAAGAATCGTTCAACATCTGCGTCGACACGAAAGTATCTGTCGCTCAAGTCTGATTTTGATCGCTGTAGGGAGGGTCTTCTACTAACTCCGCATCCAGACTCGACTGCCTCAATCTCTGGGGATTTCAGGGTGGTGATGGCAGCGATTTTGGGCTTTGGAGGCAGAGGTGGGGCTGAACTACTGCAGGGTATTGCTTTTAAGGGCTTTGCACTAGTTACTTTCCTAATGTCTGAGGAGCTGTGAGAGACATGCAAGAAAGTCTCAGCTGACTGATCTAGAAGCCTTCTGCTGACATTGGAGCTGCTCTCCTGCGGGCTGCTACGGCCCTGGGTGGGGTAAACTTTCAAAGACTCAGCAAACGAGTGCCGGTTCAGCTCTGTTGAATCAGCTCTGTGAGGCGGCCAGTTTCGGGGACCGTGCTTATGCCCTGAACCTGAGCTGGAGCCTTCAGAGCTGTTGATGATGTTCTTCAGAATCTCCAGTTTCAGATTTTCTCTCTGGACGCCACTCTCGGTCTTGGCATTGTTGCTGAAGACTTTCAAGGTGGGGCTCCCCAGGGCCCGCTTGGCCGCAGGACAGACCGGCGGCTTCGCTAGCACTGCCGGCTTCACAGGCTCCTGCTTGGCATTGATGACCTCCTGGCTCTTGACATATTTCGCCTTGTCGGCTTCCAGCCTCTCCACCGCACTCAGTCTTTTCGGATTAGGCTCCGCCTGCCTGCGAAAATAGTCGGGTCCTTTGTTCAGGATGCGGAGAGGAACAGCGGACGTGAAAGTCACGGCAGGGCTGACCGGCTTCACCATGCTACCTGTCGGTAGTGTTTCTGTAGGCATGTTTGGTGGTCTTTCCCCCGCAGCCGTTTTGGATTCTTCTCTGGGATCTCCTAAATGCACGGTGCAGAAACATGTACATTAAGCACAATGAATAGCCGATGAATCCTGGGATCTGAGCGTTAGCAGCAGCACCTCATCTCACAGCTCATTAAATAACACTGCGTTTCTCTTTTAAAGGCAGCCTTTGTAGGGCAAGGCCACTCGACACAAGTCCGTATTAGTCTGCTCTGCTGACTCCTTTCTTCTCGCTGAAAGATGCAGGAGTCTCGCCGCTCCCTTTGCGCTCGGCGACCGGCAGCgatctgaaatgcagaataacCAACCACACGTTAGCAAGAGCGCCTGACATCAGAGCGATAGCAACAGCCGCCTCCTGGCCCTCCTCTCCATCTCCCACCACCGGACGGATGGGATGCAGCTGCCGGCACGGGGGAGGCGGCGCTCGGGGTGCCTGTGCCCTCCACTCGCCCTGCACCCCCTCTGCATCTTATAAGAAATGTGTTGCTTGCTGCTTACAGTCTGAGCTTGCATTTAACAAAACTAcgctggaaaagaaaaaaataaaatacaattaagcCCTACCATGATACAGCCATGCATTTctgaagggagaaagggaagcaaAATGTGTCAATTCAGAGACTCAGACCCACCTATCGCCCGAAGATCAATGAAAAAGCACTTTCAGACTAATATCTTTGGCTCTGATTAGTTgatttgtgtatatattttatctCTAAACCACAAATGTTTATCTCCTTATAGGCAATGTACTTTGCAAATCTAAGAAATTaagtgtattttccttttttattaaatgatccAGAAAACTATCTGGTctaaaaagcagagagaaaacagacacATGTAGTGTTTTAAGTGCAATGCACACCTTTCATCATTAatctaatataaaaaaaaaaaaccacaaccaatTAAAAAGTAGGCAATGTCGCTAAAGCCACGGATTCTAGTTCAAAGTCTGTTTGAACATTAGTCCCCAGAGCACCGGTGCTCCAGCAGTAAAATAAAGCTTTGCAGGTTCCTGTGATCACCTTACAGGCTtaacatcaacaaaaaaaggctttgggttttttttgatgaaAGATTTTGAGAGCACACAAAAACATTCTGACTgggtttgaaagaaaagaacttgTCTTCATGTTTAGATGTAATCATTCAAGTTTTCTACCAAGTGCTAAGTGCAAATGAAGTTTACCTtcatctaaattattttaagatcCTATCACTTAGGATTGTCACAACAGTTTAAAATCCAACACTACGGATGACGTTACAAGTGCTGTAACAATTCTTCCCACATGAGGCACTGAAGGGCACTTATCACAGAATCTACTTTTCAAGCAGTGATTTCGCTAATGgatctcatttattttattactgccCCATTAATCTGTGCTGCCCTTTTGAATATACCATTTCTCTTATCACTGTGTTCttcagggagagaaagaaaagcagctgttgctTCTTCACTCATCCTAAGGAACACAGAGCAGCATCCTTCCCAGGGATGACTCGCTTTCACGTGTACTATCATCCTGCGTGTGCTCATCCATCAATACCCAACTTACTAATATAGGGTGTGCCATCAGTacattgtttagaaaaaaaaaaacccaaacaaaacgCCAAAAATTTACCTTCCAGCTAAAGATACAttaacagtaaaaagaaaacaaccttGAGCACTGATTCCCAGAAATACATGATATATACATTGAATACTCTCTAAATCATCCAAGGtcaaagcaagcaaataaaatatataaatgctaTAATGAGATTATAGGAAAAAGCTGAGCTTTCTCCTGAAGGCTCACTGTCAGAAGCATTCTTCAAATATAAACTAACATTTTTAGGTGGGTGATAAACCAGACACGCATGCAGTGCAATTGAAAGGGTAGTGAAATGTTAATTAAGCTTCCCTTTCAATGTTGTTTTATAAATCCTAGTGCTAACTCCACAGTAGTTAGACTTCCTGAATTTTAACTAAatctttctgaaagagaaaaaaagctcgCTTTCCTCATTTGAATCAGCATATTTATTGGTACTATTTTGAAATCAAGTATCAAATTTCCAAATGGACTGAAGGCAATTCCAACACAcatctgcacacacacatttcttttctgtacacACAAATCAAATCTTTCCATGTCGCCAGCTCAGAGCTTGATGGCTAAGTGCTTGGCAAAGTACACCACTGGTGTGTATATTTGATACTTTTGTGCAGAAATCAAATCTATGTGAGAGCAGAGGTCTtgtcaggaggaggaaaaaaaacccagttctcTGTACCAAACACTGCCACCCAAATGAGTTAATACCACTTGAATAGGTGAGGCCACAGACTTCCATTTCTTCCTTGGCCACTGTCATTAAAGGCCACCATGGTCCTGCCCCAGAGGACAGCTGCCAACTCCATTCTCCTCTTGGCCAGTGGCCCCACATACCCATTACGGATCACAGCTGTGGGAACCGAGGCATCGGCCTCAAGGCTGCTTTTGGAAGTCCTTCCCCAGCACCTAACAAGTTCCTCACTCAGGACAGCCCTGGTCAATGCCAACAAGCATTGCTTAGGTGGCCAAGCATCCACACTGGCTTCAATACCacactgaaaagggaaaaaaaaaaaaaatcccaccgCACATGCACATTCATCCAGGAGAACAAAAGTGCTCGTTTGCAAGCACATATGGGGCCAAGTGCCTTGAAGTcaatagaaatattttgtgacTGGCAATGAGCTTCAGGCATGCctagagagaaaaacaaaggccTGCTGAGGATCCAGGCTGAAACGTTCACTCAAGCCACtacagggagctggggaagtAATGGGCAGATGGTTACACGGCCAGACACGGAGGCTTTGTACCTGTGGAGCTGCTGGTATAAATTAAGGTATATGCAGCTATGAAAAAGGATTAACTATATTTTTGCGTCTTGTTTAAATTGCTCCATTTCACAGAGATGCTGCATTTAAACATCACCAGAAAGTTTATTCAGTACTCTCATCTCGGACAGCTAAAAATTATTAACCAGGTACCATTAGAAAAGAAGGTGGGATGAAAGAGGGGTGGACGAAGGTAAAGTACTAATGAAACTACTTCTCCAGCATGGGCTGGCGAAGGCTGCAGCCTAATTCCGCTGCTAGCTGGGAAAGTGACTGCAATTCCTACCAGCCTCTCTGCTGTCCACAGGCACCTGAAACACAGCGGCAACACTAGAGAGCCTTGATACTTACTAATGTCATCCATAAGGAAAAAGGTTGAGCTGCTGCAGTACAGCACAGTCTCAGGAAGAGAAAATTGTGCTACTTGGTTTCCAGTTGTGAAAATCATCATTGCAGGAACAGGGGTATAGAAATGGCTTTCTTCTGGTTTAAGCTTAAACACGGCTTACGCATCTGAATTTCCTGTTGTGTGCAGCTCTGGTACCAGTTTTGCACTGCAGAAATTCAAAGGCAAATAGGTTTTCTTCACTCACTCCCAGGAAATGTATGAAATATACTCAGGGACCTTAGATGCGTTCCTTTTACTCTGTTTACATGCAAACGTCTACTCTGTAGGTGAAATTCTTCTACCGGCTGAGTTGTGTTTCTCGGGATTCACTCTGGATTTCCATTATTGCTCTTCCTTATAACAACTGCTAGATTTAAGAGAttatttagagaaaaacaaagctaaaaccTCCTGTGCACACATTTAAACATAGTTCATTTTAATACTACGCATAGATTAATAAAACCTTTCTTAAAGTTCTTACTAAGCAAGCTCCTCTAACACCCAGCGACTGTGGCAGACCTGCTGAGTAGCGTGCAAGCTGTACAAAGGGGTAgaggggttttgtggtttttaagctgtattttcagcCAGATCTGATTTTCAGATCAGAATCTTCGATTCAGGATCCCTTTGCAATAGAGGCAGAGATCCAGAGCACTTGTGCATTTTAGGCATTGTGTTCTAATCACTCTTAGGTCTGTAAAACGTCTGCTAGAAAGTCACATTTAAATAACAGACACGCTATCTGCACAATTTAGGGTACACAATACAGCCTAGAGCAGCAATAGTTATACAACTAACATTAACTACAAATAAATCGTCTATAAAATAGTCTTTCTTTGATTTAAAGCTAGGACAGCAGGAAGAGATAAACTATGCAGAAACCTTGGAATTAGAATTCCATATATTCTAAATATGCAGGtttttgaagtttaaaagaaatttatgaACTGGCCCCATTCTGTAAGTATTTATTTCTAGTGCTATTACTAATAAAATGTTATTGTACAATACTCAAGTTTGGTTTTTCTCTCATACCTAAAGCTACATTCTAAACAGAGACTGAATGATGCTAACAACTGAATGACAGCAAACAACGCGCTTCCCTTCCCTGGTTCTGTGTTGCCCTGTAGCTCCTACACGTTGGCCAAGTTTCAGCCAGTCTTTGCCTAAAAGTATTCACAGAAGAGCACTACATATTCTAACAGTATTCAAGTTGCAACAAAGCAGCCAAAACCAACAGTGAAAATGTGGCCCAAATGAAATTAGTGGATTTTCTGCTCTTGACTTTGGCGAGGACATGGCTTCACCCGGCAAAGTTACAATGAAGCTCAACCTCTTAATTCATCCCTCTGGGACAGCGCATGAAGGGATTGTACAGGAGGCAGGATGAAGCAAAGCGGATAAATATAACGAAGGCTGACAGCCTTTACTTTGCTTTCCTTGATATTTAAAGGCCCGtgtcaattttattttccaggtgaTAAAATATAACTACCACTACCTCAAGATGCACCATAAACATCACATAAATTCCAGCATAAGTAATCAACAAGTGATTGCAACAGGGCTCAAAGAGATCACAAAAAATCTGCACAGGAACACAGGACACACATGGAAAATGTCAGGCTCTGCTAACAACTAGGTGTGCCTGAGAGCTGCAGGTCCCATTATGAAGGCGCTGCTTTGTTAACAGTCCCTGCAAAACCTATAAATGAGGGCTTCACTGAGAACGACTTGCTACAGGTCTATGCACTAAGTTATACTAATACTGATCTAAGTTCTTCTGCGGGTAATTGTCATTGTAAACCTCACATCTTTATGCTACTAAGTTTAAAAATAGAGGCTAAACCTAAATAAACTCGGCTTAAACTGACGTAAGATAACCCACATCCAGACTGGCAaccatatttcatttttaaaaccaattttAGATAAATGTGTATGGGTGTAGACTTCGTCTCACATAATATTAACTGTCAGGATAAAGCATGAAGAGATGGAATGATCTTTCAGATCTATCATGACTCAAAATACTAAGGAAAGTGCTGATTTTCAACTCTGTTCCCCCCTAACATGTGAATGAGTGAACAGTAAGTGAAAAGCAGTATCTGTTCAAGTCGACATTTAAGCCTTAAAAAGGTCTAAAAAATGTGAACTACCGTGACCTAAATCCAAGAGTGGCAGAACTATGTAGATGTGGGAAATCTCCACCAAGCGGGAAGGTAAAAACTTTGGCAAAGGTGGCCACTTTTCACTGCTGATGTATTActtccaaccaaaacccccaaactacaACTAGTATTAACTTTGTACTAACTTGCATAGATGAATGTAAAATGGGCTAattatgctttgcttttacatcACACTCAAAGACTTTTAAGATAAAACACTGcataaacaaaacacagccagCACATAGCACTTTCTATTTCACTGGGCAGTTTAAATGATAAGGTTTAAAGCAGAGTGCTGCCATAACCAGGAAAGCTAACACTGTTATGGGGAAATAGCTTCTGGAAAATCCGTGGTGGTACAAAtgcctggaaaacaggaaagcaacTTAGCAGCTATGCTTACATACTGCCCCTCTAATGTATGCTTAGAGCTCACTGGGAGCTGGATAGCAACgcttctttgaaagaaaaatcttcagaaagtattttgcttctttttagttttgaaatCCGGTACTGTTACATTTCCTACCCAGTAGCAATAATCCACTCTCAGCGATACTTGCTTCTGGGGTAAATACTGCCTTGTAGATGCCTCCCAAACATGAAAActctgatttctttcaaaaagcacAGACAGCTGCACAAATGCACAGGAAAGCTTAGCAAAGAAAATTTCCCCTTTCTTCCAACTAGACAGTACAAAAACCTAAAAGTCATCTTATTATTTAGAGCAATATTACATGCtggttttaaaagctgtaatggaaataaattctgttttctttagacCCCTGTGTTTGTTATACTGTATTGCACTCTTTGGAATAATTTCAGTCTctcatttaaacaaaagaattaGGAAAGGGCCTAAAAAAGTATCATAAGGAATGTCACTTTTTATTACATTTGCAGCTCTAgctttatgtaaatatatttcagtgtgCATTTTATGAGAATGGTTCTCTAAACACTTTGCAAAGCTTTAGGAAACACCTTTACTGCTTGTTCATCAGCCAGTGTCAGTGGTCCCAAGTCCAAACCGCattattcttttaattctgCATCTCTCCATAACAATCATGATTAAATTAATAGCCTCCTCCCTACAGTAAAATCCCAATTCCCAATTTATCCTGGGTCTTGTGGTCTTAAATGGAACACTGTTCATTTCAGTTAACATCTCAAATCCGTCGTAATTCTTTACAAGTCCATTTTAAgtaacatgtattttaaagctaCCCAAATCTTTGTGGTAATAGGGCCAGTAGAAACCATATGCACTAGTGAAGAAGGAAATCAAAATCTTCTATCTGCAAAAATGTGGAGATATACTTGCAAAACACCCTCCTTCTAGTACTACTACACAAAGACGCTGCCCCACTAGCAGGATTTGCAGACTCCGTAACATCAGTCACCCACGTGGCCCGCTACCACACAGCAAAGTCTGATCTTCCACCCTGCAGAGAACAACAGAAGAGCAATCAGTAATTAGTCAGCTGGGAAACAGCCCAGTAACTTTGGCAGCAGCCCTCACCAAAAAACTGATTAACTCCACTACAGAGCATACATTTTAATAGgagtattttcaaaatgctgattCTGGGCCATTTGACATCCTGAGATAAATTAAACACAGTCCTAAACCCTTTAAATGTTTGAAAACCTGTATGAATGTTAAATCATTCTAGTGCAGCATCACCAGTGCAACTACAGGACCAGACTTGGTCTTAACTTTACACTATGGAGCGCACCCTAAAACATAAATCGCCTTGGCTTAGAGGAACTTCTGCATGTAAACTTGGAAATACTAAGAAATCAAGCCAGATTTTGATAAAGTGAAAAgtatagatttttaaaatgaaagtttgtATTAAATGAGCAGTGTGTCTACCAGCACAACCTAGCAGTCAAAGACTGGAGGACCCATGACCAGGTGACTGGAGTCGGTTCACCTCCTTCTGTTACTGCAGCAAGCCAACATCACTTCTCTTTGAGATCTGGAACCTTGCTTCATGCAAACCTATAAAAGCAACCTCAAGCTGAGCACTCAAAACTAATGAACACTGAAACACTGGCAGATTCTGTAGGGAAACAGAGCCTCTCTGTTTACCATT
It encodes the following:
- the FAM110B gene encoding protein FAM110B, translating into MPTETLPTGSMVKPVSPAVTFTSAVPLRILNKGPDYFRRQAEPNPKRLSAVERLEADKAKYVKSQEVINAKQEPVKPAVLAKPPVCPAAKRALGSPTLKVFSNNAKTESGVQRENLKLEILKNIINSSEGSSSGSGHKHGPRNWPPHRADSTELNRHSFAESLKVYPTQGRSSPQESSSNVSRRLLDQSAETFLHVSHSSSDIRKVTSAKPLKAIPCSSSAPPLPPKPKIAAITTLKSPEIEAVESGCGVSRRPSLQRSKSDLSDRYFRVDADVERFFNYCGLDPEELENLGMENFARANSDIISLNFRSASMISSDCEQSQDSNSDLRNDDSANDRVPYGISAIERNARIIKWLYSIKQARESQKVSHV